TTCACAGAGGCATAGCTTACACGAATATAGGGGTTACTCTCCAATATCCGTGCAGAGGCTTTCCTCTCCACAGGCGTTACCTTCCCACAGTCCGTAGGTAGGTTTTTTATAGTGGTTGTCTCCACTTTACTTAATCCTATTTTTAGAATATTGATAGTACTGTTTAAATCTCTATCAATTACAAGTCCACAATTTTCACATCTGTATGTCCTGTCCGATAGTGTTATATCTTCTTTCCTATTTCCACAATTTGAACATATCTTTGTTGTTGCCTCATATCTGTCCACAGATATAAGGGTCTCAAGGTTATTCTTTAACCTTGAAATTATTCCCCCTATACCTGTGTTTTGTATTTGTTTCCCAAATAATCCACTGTGCCACTGTTTTATTGCTTCATCTTGGATTAATACATGTTCGTATCTTTTTAGTAGTGAAAATATCTTGTTTTGAATATCTTTTCTTCTGTTATAGATTTTTTGATGTTCTCTCTGGATTTTGTATCTTGTCTTGAAATAGTTTTTACTTCCTTTTTTCTGTTTTGTTAGTTTCTTTTGTAGTCTCTTTAATCTCTTTGTTTCTTCTATTGAATACTTTATTTTTATTCCATTTGATAGGGTTAACTGGTGTTTTATACCAAAGTCTATTGCTATAGGCTTCTTTATTTTTTCTTTCTTTATCTGGTTTTTATCTATGTAGCAAGTTAAATATATGTAGTATCCATCTGGTTTCTTTATTAGTTCAGCTTTTGCTATATCGCTATTTTCTGGTATTTGATGTAGTCCTAACACTCTAAATGGCTTTTTTAATCCTTGTATCTTTACTCTGTTTTTGTCTTTTAATACTTTGAATGTTATTCCATTTTGTTTTAATGGGATATTTTTATAGTCTGATTTGAACTTTAGTTTTCCTACTTTTATTCCTTTTTGTTTTGCTTTTGATAGGTTTGATAAGTTTTTCTTTATTCTGTCTAAAATACCTTGTTTCATCTGGGATGATAGGCAAGTTATTTCTCTTTTTTCGTATCCATTTGGTGTTTTTATTTCTACTTGTTTTAATTTTTCTGTTTGTGGGTTTAATCTGTTTTCTATATCTGCAACTGTATAGTTATATAGCCATTTTGCTTCTAAGAATACTTTTTCAAGCCATTGTTTTTGGTCTTTATTTAAATTAGAGTATGAGATTTTGAGTTGATAG
This genomic stretch from Persephonella hydrogeniphila harbors:
- a CDS encoding RNA-guided endonuclease InsQ/TnpB family protein, with the protein product MSVTTLKKQKIKESLKKTKEKRRNQVPKVYQLKISYSNLNKDQKQWLEKVFLEAKWLYNYTVADIENRLNPQTEKLKQVEIKTPNGYEKREITCLSSQMKQGILDRIKKNLSNLSKAKQKGIKVGKLKFKSDYKNIPLKQNGITFKVLKDKNRVKIQGLKKPFRVLGLHQIPENSDIAKAELIKKPDGYYIYLTCYIDKNQIKKEKIKKPIAIDFGIKHQLTLSNGIKIKYSIEETKRLKRLQKKLTKQKKGSKNYFKTRYKIQREHQKIYNRRKDIQNKIFSLLKRYEHVLIQDEAIKQWHSGLFGKQIQNTGIGGIISRLKNNLETLISVDRYEATTKICSNCGNRKEDITLSDRTYRCENCGLVIDRDLNSTINILKIGLSKVETTTIKNLPTDCGKVTPVERKASARILESNPYIRVSYASVKQEAPNFS